In the Juglans microcarpa x Juglans regia isolate MS1-56 chromosome 6D, Jm3101_v1.0, whole genome shotgun sequence genome, one interval contains:
- the LOC121234219 gene encoding histone deacetylase 5 isoform X2: MEIPTGSRTTSSSDLQKKRVGLLYDDRMCAHHTPDDDYHPENPNRIRAIWNKLQSSRIPQRCVVLDAKEAEDKYVLSVHSKKHVDLVRDISSKQFNSRRNRIASKFNSIYFNEGSSESAFLAAGSVIEVAEKVAQGELSSAFAIVRPPGHHAEHDEAMGFCLFNNVAVAASFLLNYRPELGINKILIVDWDVHHGNGTQKMFWKDPRVLFFSVHRHEFGSFYPANDDGFYTMIGEGPGAGYNINVPWENGRCGDADYLAVWDHILIPVSKEFNPDIIIISAGFDAALGDPLGGCRVTPYGYSAMLKKLMSFAQGKIVLALEGGYNLDSIANSALACVEVLLEDKPIAGSSEAYPFESTWRVIQAVRHELSDFWPTLADKLPANLISQTAASVPNILFSSSDSEVEDDNGTQRLKDLEEVIQPLSKLKVDEDGQDKVATPNPWRSELSKIDIWYATFGSNMWKPRFLCYIEGGQVEGMQKPCSGSMDRTPPKEIVWKSYPYRLFFGRDSSSSWGPGGVAFLDPESKSQDKAYLCLYRITLEQFNDVLAQENVSSHDMTSPLFDLAALTSITSKEPKFLDALPVCPLWSRGVGIEMSFTWEMRTTFQY; this comes from the exons ATGGAGATCCCCACTGGCAGCCGAACCACTAGTAGTAGTGACCTCCAGAAGAAACGGGTAGGACTACTCTACGACGATCGAATGTGTGCGCATCATACACCCGACGACGATTACCATCCCGAAAACCCTAATCGGATTCGTGCTATTTGGAACAAACTCCAATCCTCTCGCATTCCCCAGAG ATGCGTGGTTTTGGATGCCAAAGAGGCAGAAGACAAATACGTTTTGTCTGTTCACTCCAAGAAACACGTAGACTTGGTCAGAGATATTAGCTCCAAACAGTTCAATTCCCGAAGAAATAGGATTGCTTCCAAATTTAATTCCATTTATTTCAACGAGGGCTCCTCCGAATCTGCTTTTCTTGCTGCCGGCTCTGTTATTGAG GTTGCGGAGAAAGTTGCCCAAGGAGAATTGAGTTCTGCTTTTGCGATTGTTAGGCCCCCGGGACATCATGCCGAACACGATGAAGCCATGGGATTTTGTCTCTTCAACAATGTGGCTGTCGCTGCAAGTTTTCTTTTGAACTATAGA CCAGAGCTGGGTATTAACAAAATTCTGATTGTTGACTGGGATGTACATCATGGTAATGGCACTCAAAAGATGTTCTGGAAGGATCCTCGTGTTTTATTCTTCTCTGTACACAG GCATGAATTTGGGAGTTTTTATCCAGCTAATGATGATGGTTTCTATACAATGATTGGAGAAGGTCCAGGTGCAGGATATAACATTAATGTCCCTTGGGAGAATGGTCGATGTGGAGATGCCGATTATCTTGCAGTTTGGGACCATATATTAATTCCTGTTTCCAAAGAATTTAATCCCGACATAATTATAATCTCTGCAGGATTTGATGCAG CTCTTGGTGATCCTCTAGGGGGTTGTCGTGTCACACCCTACGGTTACTCGGCTATGTTGAAAAAG ctGATGAGTTTTGCCCAAGGTAAGATTGTATTGGCATTAGAAGGAGGATACAATCTTGACTCTATAGCAAATTCAGCACTTGCATGTGTGGAAGTTTTGCTAGAAGACAAACCTATTGCTGGATCATCAGAGGCCTACCCGTTTGAGTCCACGTGGCGTGTAATACAAGCG GTGCGCCATGAGTTAAGTGACTTCTGGCCAACACTTGCAGATAAATTACCAGCCAATCTAATTAGTCAAACCGCAGCTTCTGTTCCT AACATTCTGTTCTCGAGCTCTGATTCGGAAGTGGAGGATGACAATGGCACTCAAAGATTGAAAGATCTTGAGGAGGTTATTCAGCCCCTGTCGAAGCTGAAAGTTGATGAAGATGGTCAGG ATAAAGTTGCCACTCCTAACCCCTGGCGATCGGAGCTTTCAAAGATTGACATCTGGTACGCTACTTTTGGATCAAATATGTGGAAACCAAGATTCTTGTGCTATATTGAAGGTGGACAG GTGGAAGGGATGCAAAAGCCATGTTCTGGTTCAATGGATAGAACTCCACCAAAGGAGATTGTATGGAAGTCTTACCCTTATCGTTTGTTCTTTGGCCGTGACTCTTCAAGCTCATGGGGTCCTGGAGGGGTTGCTTTCCTAGATCCTGAAAGCAAAAGCCAGGATAAAGCTTACTTGTGCCTCTATAGAATCAC GCTGGAGCAGTTCAATGACGTTTTGGCTCAGGAGAACGTTTCAAGTCATGACATGACTTCTCCTTTGTTTGATTTGGCTGCTTTAACATCTATCACAAGCAAAGAGCCCAAATTCCTAGACGCTCTCCCGGTATGCCCTTTATGGTCAAG AGGGGTTGGTATCGAAATGTCGTTTACTTGGGAAATGAGGACAACTTTCCAATACTGA
- the LOC121234219 gene encoding histone deacetylase 5 isoform X1, whose product MEIPTGSRTTSSSDLQKKRVGLLYDDRMCAHHTPDDDYHPENPNRIRAIWNKLQSSRIPQRCVVLDAKEAEDKYVLSVHSKKHVDLVRDISSKQFNSRRNRIASKFNSIYFNEGSSESAFLAAGSVIEVAEKVAQGELSSAFAIVRPPGHHAEHDEAMGFCLFNNVAVAASFLLNYRPELGINKILIVDWDVHHGNGTQKMFWKDPRVLFFSVHRHEFGSFYPANDDGFYTMIGEGPGAGYNINVPWENGRCGDADYLAVWDHILIPVSKEFNPDIIIISAGFDAALGDPLGGCRVTPYGYSAMLKKLMSFAQGKIVLALEGGYNLDSIANSALACVEVLLEDKPIAGSSEAYPFESTWRVIQAVRHELSDFWPTLADKLPANLISQTAASVPNILFSSSDSEVEDDNGTQRLKDLEEVIQPLSKLKVDEDGQDKVATPNPWRSELSKIDIWYATFGSNMWKPRFLCYIEGGQVEGMQKPCSGSMDRTPPKEIVWKSYPYRLFFGRDSSSSWGPGGVAFLDPESKSQDKAYLCLYRITLEQFNDVLAQENVSSHDMTSPLFDLAALTSITSKEPKFLDALPRGWYRNVVYLGNEDNFPILTMTCSHLDVMSFKSRELPLRGPCKAYAATLIKGLVGGGLLSEEEAMAYIQEASTKPL is encoded by the exons ATGGAGATCCCCACTGGCAGCCGAACCACTAGTAGTAGTGACCTCCAGAAGAAACGGGTAGGACTACTCTACGACGATCGAATGTGTGCGCATCATACACCCGACGACGATTACCATCCCGAAAACCCTAATCGGATTCGTGCTATTTGGAACAAACTCCAATCCTCTCGCATTCCCCAGAG ATGCGTGGTTTTGGATGCCAAAGAGGCAGAAGACAAATACGTTTTGTCTGTTCACTCCAAGAAACACGTAGACTTGGTCAGAGATATTAGCTCCAAACAGTTCAATTCCCGAAGAAATAGGATTGCTTCCAAATTTAATTCCATTTATTTCAACGAGGGCTCCTCCGAATCTGCTTTTCTTGCTGCCGGCTCTGTTATTGAG GTTGCGGAGAAAGTTGCCCAAGGAGAATTGAGTTCTGCTTTTGCGATTGTTAGGCCCCCGGGACATCATGCCGAACACGATGAAGCCATGGGATTTTGTCTCTTCAACAATGTGGCTGTCGCTGCAAGTTTTCTTTTGAACTATAGA CCAGAGCTGGGTATTAACAAAATTCTGATTGTTGACTGGGATGTACATCATGGTAATGGCACTCAAAAGATGTTCTGGAAGGATCCTCGTGTTTTATTCTTCTCTGTACACAG GCATGAATTTGGGAGTTTTTATCCAGCTAATGATGATGGTTTCTATACAATGATTGGAGAAGGTCCAGGTGCAGGATATAACATTAATGTCCCTTGGGAGAATGGTCGATGTGGAGATGCCGATTATCTTGCAGTTTGGGACCATATATTAATTCCTGTTTCCAAAGAATTTAATCCCGACATAATTATAATCTCTGCAGGATTTGATGCAG CTCTTGGTGATCCTCTAGGGGGTTGTCGTGTCACACCCTACGGTTACTCGGCTATGTTGAAAAAG ctGATGAGTTTTGCCCAAGGTAAGATTGTATTGGCATTAGAAGGAGGATACAATCTTGACTCTATAGCAAATTCAGCACTTGCATGTGTGGAAGTTTTGCTAGAAGACAAACCTATTGCTGGATCATCAGAGGCCTACCCGTTTGAGTCCACGTGGCGTGTAATACAAGCG GTGCGCCATGAGTTAAGTGACTTCTGGCCAACACTTGCAGATAAATTACCAGCCAATCTAATTAGTCAAACCGCAGCTTCTGTTCCT AACATTCTGTTCTCGAGCTCTGATTCGGAAGTGGAGGATGACAATGGCACTCAAAGATTGAAAGATCTTGAGGAGGTTATTCAGCCCCTGTCGAAGCTGAAAGTTGATGAAGATGGTCAGG ATAAAGTTGCCACTCCTAACCCCTGGCGATCGGAGCTTTCAAAGATTGACATCTGGTACGCTACTTTTGGATCAAATATGTGGAAACCAAGATTCTTGTGCTATATTGAAGGTGGACAG GTGGAAGGGATGCAAAAGCCATGTTCTGGTTCAATGGATAGAACTCCACCAAAGGAGATTGTATGGAAGTCTTACCCTTATCGTTTGTTCTTTGGCCGTGACTCTTCAAGCTCATGGGGTCCTGGAGGGGTTGCTTTCCTAGATCCTGAAAGCAAAAGCCAGGATAAAGCTTACTTGTGCCTCTATAGAATCAC GCTGGAGCAGTTCAATGACGTTTTGGCTCAGGAGAACGTTTCAAGTCATGACATGACTTCTCCTTTGTTTGATTTGGCTGCTTTAACATCTATCACAAGCAAAGAGCCCAAATTCCTAGACGCTCTCCCG AGGGGTTGGTATCGAAATGTCGTTTACTTGGGAAATGAGGACAACTTTCCAATACTGACTATGAC ATGCTCGCATTTGGATGTGATGAGCTTCAAATCGAGGGAGCTTCCCTTGCGGGGACCGTGCAAAGCATATGCAGCCACCTTGATAAAGGGCCTGGTGGGAGGAGGGCTGCTTTCAGAAGAGGAAGCCATGGCGTACATACAAGAAGCTTCTACTAAACCATTGTGA
- the LOC121234221 gene encoding DNAJ protein JJJ1 homolog: MASEKRCHYEVLGLSRDCAAEEIRSAYKKLALQRHPDKLVQSGFSQAEATARFQELAHAYEVLSDPKERAWYDSHRSQILFSDPSSTTDSAVPDLFSFFSSTAFSGYSNTGRGFYKVYSDLFGKVYANEIDFARKLGLGLDSVREAPVMGNLESPYAQVTAFYNYWLGFSTVMDFCWVDQYDVMAGPNRKSRRVMEEENNKLRKKARREYNDTVRGLAEFVKKRDKRVIDMAMKKNLEMVRKKEEERERKRALERERLEKLRDYVEPEWARAEEEGNGEEGVEELHEEDEESKRREGKEFYCVVCGKKFKSEKQWKNHEQSKKHKEKVAEFRDSLADDEEGLEEDNLEEELGKVEEERLEAEEDKERVVEEMGERIRDGLEIGTEEENGAESHEVEEEDEVGAGGFADGDDDEMGVLEAMVAGHKGRKNVGSQQEVKESGSEIRVENDESDGVGFMEYDIRKSTRRNRGGRKDRSKMNGEEAEMDPTRQISRQKEESNGHDGSNLEESSAHSFAENESNGNREGDDQSARTKKTSSQPVNKKGPGKKDTIAQPKNSSKQKKAKATSKNSSNVCDTCGEEFGSRNKLHMHLGDTGHASLKHR; encoded by the exons ATGGCATCGGAGAAACGGTGCCACTATGAGGTTCTTGGCCTGAGCCGCGACTGCGCTGCCGAAGAAATTCGCTCCGCATATAAGAAGCTGGCTCTCCAGCGCCATCCGGACAAGCTCGTCCAGTCCGGCTTCTCCCAGGCCGAAGCCACCGCTCGGTTCCAAGAGCTGGCACACGCCTACGAGGTCCTCTCCGACCCCAAAGAGCGTGCCTGGTACGATTCCCACCGCTCCCAGATTCTCTTCTCCGATCCCAGTTCAACCACCGACTCCGCCGTCCCAgacctcttctccttcttctccaGCACCGCCTTTTCCGGCTACTCCAACACCGGTCGTGGGTTCTACAAGGTCTACTCGGATCTTTTTGGTAAAGTCTATGCCAACGAGATCGATTTCGCCAGGAAATTGGGTTTGGGGCTGGACTCGGTCCGCGAAGCTCCTGTCATGGGGAATCTGGAGAGTCCGTACGCGCAGGTGACTGCGTTCTACAACTACTGGCTAGGGTTTTCCACGGTGATGGATTTTTGCTGGGTGGACCAGTACGATGTGATGGCCGGCCCGAACAGGAAGTCAAGGAGGGTGATGGAGGAGGAGAACAATAAGCTGAGGAAGAAGGCGAGGAGGGAGTACAACGATACCGTGCGTGGGCTGGCGGAGTTCGTGAAGAAGAGGGACAAGAGGGTGATCGATATGGCGATGAAGAAGAATCTGGAGATGGTGAGGaagaaggaggaagagagggagaggaagagagcgTTGGAGAGGGAGAGATTGGAGAAGCTTAGGGATTACGTGGAGCCAGAGTGGGCGAGGGCAGAAGAGGAGGGTAACGGAGAGGAGGGAGTAGAGGAATTGCACGAAGAGGATGAGGAGAGTAAAAGGAGGGAAGGAAAAGAGTTTTATTGTGTGGTATGTGGGAAGAAGTTCAAGAGTGAGAAGCAATGGAAGAACCACGAGCAGTCGAAGAAACATAAGGAGAAGGTTGCTGAGTTTCGGGATTCGCTTGCTGATGATGAAGAAGGATTAGAAGAGGATAACTTGGAAGAAGAATTGGGAAAGGTAGAAGAAGAAAGACTCGAGGCCGAGGAAGACAAAGAAAGAGTTGTAGAGGAGATGGGAGAGCGAATTAGAGATGGTTTGGAGATTGGGACAGAGGAGGAGAATGGAGCTGAATCCCATGAAGTGGAGGAAGAGGATGAGGTTGGAGCAGGTGGGTTTgctgatggtgatgatgatgaaatggGTGTGCTTGAAGCAATGGTGGCTGGGCATAAGGGTAGGAAAAATGTGGGTTCTCAGCAAGAGGTGAAGGAGTCGGGGAGTGAGATTCGAGTTGAGAATGATGAGAGTGATGGTGTTGGGTTTATGGAATACGATATCAGGAAGAGCACAAGAAGGAATCGTGGTGGTAGGAAAGACAGGAGTAAAATGAATGGTGAAGAAGCGGAGATGGATCCAACCCGACAGATCAGTAGACAGAAGGAAGAAAGTAATGGACATGATGGCTCAAACTTGGAAGAATCCTCTGCTCATTCTTTTGCTGAAAATGAGAGTAATGGTAATCGGGAAGGGGATGATCAATCAGCTAGAACTAAAAAGACTTCATCCCAACCTGTTAATAAAAAAGGCCCAGGGAAGAAAGACACAATTGCCCAACCAAAGAACTCATCCAAGCAAAAGAAAGCTAAG GCAACATCAAAGAATTCTAGCAATGTATGTGACACATGCGGAGAGGAGTTTGGATCGAG GAATAAATTACACATGCATTTGGGTGACACTGGCCACGCATCACTGAAACATCGATGA
- the LOC121234216 gene encoding pentatricopeptide repeat-containing protein At5g61990, mitochondrial → MGLLSQRNLLAFALQNRNAVAEAQPSRLLFVYAKSFSFCTSQTSKQNEELTIEEISAFLKQSNWQYLMESSNIPKKLNPEVVRSVLQHNWVSDPKRLLHFFDWSTSLMGVPQNQHSFSILAIALCNSRLFAHANGVLERMVGTRKPPLEILDSIVTFFVECGGSNVVVFEILVNAYRKVGMLNEAASVFLGIKNDGFLPTLVFCNSLLKDLAKCNRMELFWKVYDRMLEAKMSPDVYTYSTVINAHCKVGNVEEGRRVLFGMEEKGCSPNLVTYNVVIGGLCKHGAVDEALELKKFMAGKGLVPDAYTYSILVDGFCKQKRSEEAKSILEEMFGMGLCPDHITYTALVDGFMKQGKVEDALRIKDEMVARGVSLTLVTYNVLVGGFCKVGEMTKAKALINEMSVMGIKPDSYTYNSLISGYYKKKNMVEAYQLLLEMKKWNLAPTVFTYGVIINGLCHCGDLQGANGVLEQMIAGGLKLNAVLFSTLIKGHVQQSRFDEAITILKGMKEKGVLPDMFCYNSLIIGLCKAKKMKDAKNFLVEMIERGLKPNEYTYGTFIDGYAKAGNMQLAYGYFIEMLGWGIAPNGLICTALIDGHFKDGNVTGALSAFQLLLGQGVIPDIQTYSVLIHGLSTNGKIEEAMEVLSEVLDKGLVPDVFTYTSLISGSCKQGDLDRAFQLYDEMCQKGITPNIVTYNSLINGLCKSGDIERARELFDGISRKGLAKNGVTYATIIDGYCKSGNLAEAFQLMDEMPSRGVPPDCFIYCALVDGCCKAGNMEKALSLFHEMVQKGFASTSSFNALIDGFSKSGKLDEANQLFEDIVDKHVTPDDVTYSILINSHCKAGLMKEAEKLFLEIKKRNLKPNILTYTALLHGYNNIGSRDKMCALFDEMVAAGIDPDEETYGMLERIPLISEAANTERPSSITTSLFIGGALAARSGT, encoded by the exons ATGGGTCTACTTTCTCAGAGAAACCTCCTTGCATTTGCACTCCAAAATCGAAATGCTGTCGCAGAAGCACAACCATCAAGACTTCTTTTTGTTTATGCCAAATCCTTCAGCTTTTGCACCTCGCAGACTTCAAAACAGAATGAAGAGCTCACAATCGAAGAAATCTCCGCCTTTCTCAAGCAAAGCAACTGGCAGTACCTCATGGAATCGTCAAATATACCCAAGAAGCTGAACCCAGAAGTGGTTCGGTCTGTTCTTCAACATAATTGGGTGAGTGACCCCAAACGCCTCCTTCATTTTTTTGATTGGTCCACTTCTTTGATGGGCGTTCCTCAAAATCAGCATTCTTTCTCGATTCTTGCAATTGCTCTATGTAATTCGAGGCTTTTCGCCCATGCCAATGGCGTCTTAGAGCGAATGGTGGGAACCCGGAAGCCGCCGTTGGAAATTCTTGATTCCATTGTTACTTTCTTTGTAGAATGCGGTGGGTCTAATGTGGTggtttttgagattttggtgaATGCTTATAGGAAAGTGGGGATGTTGAATGAGGCTGCTAGCGTGTTTTTGGGAATTAAAAATGATGGGTTTTTGCCTACTCTAGTGTTTTGTAATTCTCTGTTGAAGGACTTGGCAAAGTGTAATAGGATGGAGTTGTTTTGGAAGGTTTATGATCGGATGTTAGAGGCTAAGATGAGTCCGGATGTTTATACTTATTCTACTGTGATAAATGCGCATTGTAAGGTTGGGAATGTTGAAGAGGGTAGAAGGGTGCTATTTGGTATGGAGGAGAAGGGCTGTAGTCCTAATTTGGTTACCTACAATGTGGTGATTGGAGGATTGTGCAAACATGGGGCTGTTGATGAGGCTCTTGAGCTGAAGAAGTTCATGGCTGGGAAGGGGTTGGTCCCAGATGCCTATACTTACTCTATACTTGTCGATGGGTTTTGCAAACAGAAAAGGTCAGAAGAAGCAAAGTCGATATTGGAAGAGATGTTTGGTATGGGTTTATGTCCTGATCACATTACCTACACTGCTTTGGTTGATGGGTTCATGAAACAAGGTAAGGTAGAAGATGCCTTGAGAATCAAAGATGAGATGGTTGCCCGTGGAGTAAGCTTAACTTTGGTAACATATAATGTACTTGTCGGTGGGTTCTGTAAGGTTGGTGAGATGACGAAGGCCAAAGCTCTCATCAATGAGATGAGTGTGATGGGAATAAAACCagatagttatacttataactCTTTAATTAGTGGgtattacaaaaagaaaaatatggtcGAGGCTTATCAACTTCTTCTTGAGAtgaagaagtggaacttggCACCCACAGTATTCACTTATGGTGTGATAATAAATGGCCTATGCCATTGTGGAGATCTGCAAGGGGCTAATGGTGTTTTGGAGCAGATGATTGCAGGGGGTTTGAAACTAAATGCTGTTCTATTCTCAACTCTAATCAAAGGTCATGTACAACAAAGTAGATTTGACGAGGCAATAACGATATTAAAAGGAATGAAGGAAAAGGGCGTTCTGCCGGACATGTTTTGTTATAATTCTCTTATAATTGGCCTCTGCAAGGCCAAAAAGATGAAAGATGCTAAGAATTTCTTGGTTGAAATGATTGAGAGGGGTCTTAAACCTAATGAATATACATATGGGACTTTCATCGATGGATATGCTAAGGCGGGTAATATGCAATTAGCATATGGTTATTTCATAGAAATGCTAGGTTGGGGTATAGCGCCCAATGGTTTGATCTGCACGGCCCTGATTGATGGGCACTTTAAAGATGGTAACGTAACTGGAGCTCTTTCTGCGTTTCAATTATTACTTGGACAAGGGGTCATCCCAGATATCCAGACTTATAGTGTCCTCATCCACGGTCTTTCTACGAATGGAAAAATTGAGGAAGCAATGGAGGTTTTATCTGAAGTCCTTGACAAGGGTCTGGTGCCAGATGTTTTTACCTACACCTCTCTCATTTCTGGATCCTGTAAGCAAGGTGATTTAGACAGAGCTTTTCAACTCTATGATGAGATGTGCCAGAAAGGCATCACTCCAAACATTGTTACTTATAACTCCTTGATCAATGGACTTTGCAAGTCGGGTGACATTGAGAGAGCTAGGGAACTGTTTGATGGAATCTCAAGAAAGGGTTTGGCTAAGAATGGTGTGACCTATGCTACGATTATAGATGGATActgcaaatctggaaatttaGCTGAGGCATTTCAATTAATGGATGAGATGCCATCTAGGGGGGTTCCACCTGATTGTTTCATCTATTGTGCCCTTGTTGATGGGTGCTGCAAAGCAGGAAACATGGAGAAGGCCCTTTCCTTATTTCATGAGATGGTGCAGAAGGGCTTTGCTTCCACATCTTCTTTCAATGCTTTGATTGATGGCTTCTCCAAGTCCGGGAAATTGGACGAAGCTAACCAATTGTTTGAAGACATTGTTGATAAGCATGTGACCCCCGATGATGTGACCTACTCAATTTTGATCAATTCGCACTGCAAGGCAGGATTAATGAAGGAAGCTGAGAAGCTCTTTCTGGAgatcaaaaaaagaaatctcaAGCCAAATATTTTAACTTACACTGCACTCCTGCATGGGTACAACAACATAGGGAGCAGAGATAAGATGTGTGCTCTTTTCGATGAAATGGTGGCAGCGGGGATTGACCCTGATGAAGAAACATATGGCATGCTCGAGAGAATTCCGTTGATATCTGAGGCTGCAAATACAGAGAGGCCATCTTCAATCACAACTAGCCTGTTCATTGGTGGGGCGCTGGCTGCAAGATCTG GAACCTAA